Proteins encoded together in one Bombus vancouverensis nearcticus chromosome 14, iyBomVanc1_principal, whole genome shotgun sequence window:
- the LOC117158191 gene encoding uncharacterized protein LOC117158191 yields MLFWLFTVCALGWCMVQADYDILLEDIDCSQINEEYIKSCDLELNYDSTYGASLNVYVEIIKTLPEDTKVTADVFTVRMGEYTVDLGLHVDKSVCEIVADSKSIMVPMLRAIDMDKDNCPPDPGVYQLEDYVIDNMDGLPPSLPDGHYLFNMTLTNEDTTIVHIDVYIRIY; encoded by the exons ATGCTCTTCTGGTTGTTCACAGTCTGCGCGTTAGGATGGTGCATGGTGCAG gCAGATTACGACATACTATTGGAAGATATTGACTGTAGTCAAATTAATGAAGAATATATAAAGTCATGCGATCTTGAACTAAACTATGATAGCACATATGGGGCTAGTCTGAACGTGTATGTAGAGATCATTAAAACACTTCCTGAGGACACTAAG GTAACAGCCGACGTATTTACGGTTCGAATGGGTGAATATACGGTTGATCTTGGGCTTCATGTAGATAAAAGTGTTTGTGAGATTGTAGCGGATTCAAAATCTATAATGGTACCTATGCTAAGAGCAATCGACATGGATAAAGATAATTGCCCTCCGGACCCG gGGGTTTACCAACTAGAAGACTACGTAATTGACAACATGGATGGTTTACCGCCATCACTTCCCGATGgtcattatttatttaatatgacATTAACAAACGAAGATACCACCATAGTGCACATTGATGTTTATATAAGAATATACTGA
- the LOC117158201 gene encoding cytochrome P450 6B1, which produces MSWLMIETIGFIVTVFVLLYYYSMIKLNYWRKRGVKGPKPLPFLGNFKDVLLGKDSTTDCFQKAYNEFRDEPMVGVYGGHEPLLVLRDLDLIKDVLIKDFNKFAQRTHGAVREVEPLSEQIFRLEAERWRPLRIKLSPFFSTGKLKEMFHLMTDCANTYDKYLEKLAEKGEPIEFRDTAAKFTIDVIAACAFSIQTNAITDENCQFRKMGKRALAANTGQFLTDRLREYPFLFRIFGRFFTDHDVINFFETATREAMDYRIQNNVHTKDVIDILADLRQHPEKINLKEADSLFLASQAQLFFLAGFGNSSLTISNALYELAWNQTVQDKLREEIQSVLKKYNGEITYDGICEMKYLNACLLETLRKYPVIQWLSRTAMETYTFSGTKVTVPKGQQIFLPVYAIQKDPEIYPNPEVFDPDRFSDENIKTRHAMAHLPFGDGPRHCSGIRLAMKQLHVGMVTIVSKFKVEVCEKTRKVYKPEKRQLFLLQPADGIYLKMSKVAAA; this is translated from the exons ATGTCTTGGCTAATGATAGAGACGATTGGATTTATTGTCACTGTATTCGTCCTGCTTTATTACTATTCTATGATAAAGTTAAACTACTGGCGAAAACGTGGTGTCAAAGGACCAAAGCCTCTTCCATTTTTGGGTAATTTCAAGGATGTGCTTCTGGGAAAGGATTCGACTACGGACTGTTTCCAAAAAGCCTACAATGAATTTAGAGATGAACCGATGGTTGGAGTCTACGGAGGTCACGAACCGCTGTTAGTATTAAGAGATCTGGATTTGATCAAGGATGTTCTTATTAAAGATTTTAACAAGTTTGCTCAAAGAACGCATGGCGCCGTACGAGAG GTCGAACCATTATCTGAGCAAATCTTCAGGCTGGAAGCAGAAAGATGGAGACCACTAAGAATCAAACTTTCACCCTTCTTCTCGACAGGAAAGCTAAAGGAAATGTTCCACTTGATGACAGACTGTGCGAACACTTATGACAAGTACCTAGAGAAATTAGCAGAAAAGGGCGAGCCGATTGAATTTCGTGATACTGCCGCGAAATTCACCATTGACGTGATCGCTGCTTGCGCGTTTAGTATTCAAACGAATGCTATAACGGATGAGAACTGTCAGTTTCGTAAAATGGGAAAGAGAGCTCTTGCAGCAAACACCGGACAATTTCTCACGGATAGATTGAGGGAATATCCATTCCTATTCAGAATTTTTGGTCGCTTCTTCACTGATCATGATGTTATTAATTTCTTCGAAACAGCCACCAGAGAAGCTATGGATTACAGAATTCAGAATAATGTTCACACAAAAGATGTTATCGATATTTTGGCAGATTTGAGACAACACCCTGAGAAAATTAACCTTAAAG aaGCGGATAGTTTGTTTCTGGCATCTCAGGCTCAGCTTTTCTTCCTTGCTGGTTTCGGAAATTCCTCATTGACGATCAGCAACGCTTTGTACGAACTTGCATGGAACCAAACAGTTCAAGACAAACTCCGAGAGGAAATCCAAAGTGTCTTAAAGAAATATAATGGGGAGATCACTTATGACGGAATATGCGAAATGAAATATCTAAATGCGTGCCTACTAG aAACTTTAAGAAAGTATCCAGTAATCCAATGGCTGTCAAGAACAGCGATGGAAACCTACACATTCTCAGGAACAAAAGTCACCGTACCAAAGGGTCAACAAATCTTCCTACCTGTTTATGCAATTCAAAAAGACCCAGAAATCTATCCAAATCCGGAAGTGTTCGATCCTGATAGATTTTCCGATGAAAATATTAAGACCAGACATGCAATGGCTCACTTACCATTTGGAGATGGTCCAAGACACTGCAGTG GCATACGATTGGCAATGAAACAATTGCATGTAGGAATGGTCACCATCGTGTCTAAATTCAAGGTCGAAGTATGTGAGAAGACTCGCAAAGTATATAAACCTGAGAAGAGGCAATTGTTCCTTCTCCAACCCGCTGATGGAATATACCTGAAAATGTCAAAGGTTGCGGCAGCATAA
- the LOC117158175 gene encoding uncharacterized protein LOC117158175 codes for MVSSVIRAASNCPSRRANHAAVFVGSSGDMLITWLAMVPCVLFSIVAVHSKSVVKNNSTITVTSFTKYHVKSRRGHQHVFGLAAAIIKDMFETIYEACPSALLNSLNDDVTPLCIAAMKDDKNLFFRFIESGFNVSIYNDYTYSMMTLSIVLEVKNLAKYFNTQDYWNGNSDNILIENEPDNKDCLSLSKLVNENNSNKSPLNVHKIPIVTFDTTMCNNVNCNNNAIKDPNELSKPCALSLETNHSEGVRSCLISLTLTCNLNELLPTSPNIYVSQNKHNERMNLNIEDETKDKQLFVNEDEDVIMLTCSKSSKNVSELPLQSYYKIDIPRL; via the exons ATGGTGTCTTCCGTAATTCGCGCTGCCTCGAATTGTCCCTCCAGAAGGGCAAACCATGCCGCCGTGTTCGTGGGCAGCAGTGGAGACATGCTGATCACCTGGCTGGCTATGGTTCCCTGTGTATTATTTTCCATCGTCGCGGTGCACTCAAAATCGGTGGTTAAAAACAATAGCACTATCACGGTCACCTCTTTCACTAAATATCACGTtaaatcacgtcggggtcacca GCATGTTTTTGGATTGGCAGCTGCAATAATTAAAGATATGTTTGAAACTATATATGAAGCATGTCCATCAGCACTATTGAATTCTCTAAATGATGATGTTACACCACTTTGCATTGCTGCTATGAAagatgataaaaatttatttttcagatTCATAGAATCAGGATTTAATGTTTCAATATATA ATGACTATACTTACAGTATGATGACGCTGTCAATAGTACTAGAAGTAAAAAACTTggcaaaatattttaacacacAAGATTATTGGAATGGTAACTCAGATAATATTCTTATAGAAAATGAACCAGATAACAAGGACTGTTTAAGTCTTTCCAaacttgtaaatgaaaataatagtaataagtCTCCTTTAAATGTTCATAAGATACCGATAGTTACATTTGATACTACAATGTGCAATAATGTCAACTGTAACAACAATGCCATAAAAGATCCAAATGAACTTTCAAAACCTTGTGCATTAAGTTTAGAGACAAATCATTCAGAAGGTGTTCGGAGTTGTTTAATTTCGCTCACCTTGACTTGCAATCTGAACGAACTATTACCTACTTCTccaaatatatatgtttcacAAAATAAACATAATGAGAGAATGAATTTGAATATAGAAGATGAAACAAAAGATAAACAATTATTTGTAAATGAAGATGAAGATGTAATAATGCTAACTTGTTCAAAAAGTAGTAAGAATGTAAGCGAACTACCTTTGCAGAG TTACTATAAAATAGATATACCTAGGCTATAA